aaaaaaacagcTAAACAAAAGACTTCCATGTTGTTGTTATTTACGgcttgtttggatgattgttacaTTTTTTATTATATCGTATTGTTGCTTTAAATACAATGTTTATTTTAAtcgttacttaaattttattgtatcgtatcattAAATTCGTCGTTATGTAACGGCGAAAAATGTTACTTTATGGAACGATCGATTTGCTGTGGTTGCGCtgtttccttatttttttctctcatcttgttctttgttattattaaatacggcaaagggccaaatatattcatgtactttcgaaaatgatctaagaatacctctcgttatactattgggttatctatacccctgccgtcatactttggaacaaaaatacccttattttggatggagtgccacgtggcGACACCAGATTTAAAACGACCCATTTTTTTTATCCGATCCGTTTTAAAGAAACCCACCACCCGACCCATTTTTAGGAGGGGTTTAATTGATGAGGAAGGAGGAGGTCCAATCGAAGAAGACATTAATCTATTATCTGTTATCTGTcagcttcccccccccccccaaaaaaaaaaaaacactcacAAGATAGGCAAAACAACACTTGTGTATTTATGCCTACTCCAGGATTGCAAAACAGTCAAGGTTCATTTCCAGACTTTGAGAACCCTTACTCTAAGCAGGAAGCAGACCCTGATTTAAGGCCTAAGGTTATACATCTCATAAACACTTACTAGACTCCAACAGAGGCAGCAAAAACTTATACCAACTGGGACCAGGCAAATTAGCTTCAGAGGTTACCATACGGGAATTAGTATTCCAACAAATCTTCCATATACACCAGACAACTTAATTTGGAAGGGCAAAGCTGCTATGACTACAAATCAGTTGGAAGTTGAACGTCAAAAAAGGATTGGAAAGTTGAAGCCAATGAAGGGACATTTTCAGTAGTTTATTAATTTATGGACAATAGTCTTGTTTTGGTTGGTTAATTTGGTGATGTAATTACTGCTTATGACAGTACATTTTTATTGTTCTTAACTTGGTGATGTGATTACTGCTTATGACAGTACTCTTTTATTGTTTTAAACTGAGATCTTCAATTATTTTTGCAGTTTCTACCTTGGTTCTTGACTATTTTTGCAGTCATACTCCAGTTTTCCCTTTAATATGATCTTTGCAGCTCTTTTTTTTTTGTCCTTTTTTTCTTTGCTTTGTGTAAGATTATGCAAATCTTTTTTATTGTTATCTACGTCTAAAAGAGTTGTAATAGCTGCTCGGATTACAGTTGGTATAGCTCTTGTGCTAGTTGAATCATTTGCTTCTTAGCAAAGAGATGAAAATATAAGGTTCATTAAGTCTGAAAAATAAAGGCACTGAAGATAGAAAGGCATATCCATTAGTGTTAAGATTTCACCATGTTAAGATGGTAGAAAAGCATATTCATTACAAATAGACAACTTAATGTTTCATACACAAGATACAAAATTACATAAACAAACGATTCTCGTCAACTAATATTACAAAGACTTGAGAATTCATAAAATGAGGGCTTTTTACGTTAGGTTGTATTTTTAAGTGGGGTGAAAATTGGGTCGGGTGATGACTTctttaaaacggatcgggtaaaaaaaaaaGTGTTGTTTTAATCTGGTGCTGCCACGTGGCACTCCAGAAAGTTAtttttgttccaaagtatgacgacATGAGTaaagataacccaatagtataacgaggggtatttttAAACTATTTTTGAAAGTATAAGTATATATTTAACCTTTAACGTATTAAAGATTCATATTTTATCCTTTATCatactttttatataataattatactccatatcatttttttttttatttttttttttttagtaatcTTAGTAAGTTTATTCTTGCAATCTATGGAAACTTTGTATTCTATTGAACAATACAACACAATACCTATTATCATCACCAAAATCTAGAAACAACTCATAAATCCTCCGCAAACAAACTGAACCTCCATTCTTCCTTTTTTCCACCATCCCTTCTTCCCCctgtaccccccccccccccccaaaattgTTCTTTTTCTAGTTGTCATATCATTCAATCTATAGCACGTGAACACGTTCTTCAGTTTTCTCTCTAAAATCTTTCACTCTTGTTCTTTCAAATCTTTGTAGTAATTCGCATCAAAATTCTCTGTTTATATCTGTTTTTTACTTTGTGGGAAGACAAGAGGGAATACCCAGAAGCTGAAATGACAAGAATACCACTTGAATTTGGTTTGAGGCCAAAGTGGTGGGAAGAGATCAATGAATCAGTTGAATGGCAAGATGGAATTTTCTACTCTCTATGTTCTGCCTTTGCTCTTGTCTCCTCCGTTGCCCTTGTAATTattctctctttctctttctctttctctctgtATTATGATTACAAGAAAGATTATGTTTTGAATTTAAATTGGACGTGGGTAATTTTTTTGATAAGGAAATTGGACGTGGGTAATTGTCaagaatttgtttttttttttcctggATTTATCAATCTCAGTGAAGTTGGGGAGTTAAAAAGATAACGTCTTTTTGATTAAATTGCTGTTTAGTTGATGATACAAAGTTCAATACTTGCTGCAGATAGGGATGTTTGGTAGGTAAGGTCTTGGGATTCTGTGGAAACTGAATACTGGGGTttaatttttggttttggttttgtttGTTGGCTTGTTTAGTTTACTGTTGTTATTatcgttattattattattatggggtttggggggggggggaggggggcttgGTTTCATTAGTTGATGGATGTATTTTACCTACTTTTGTGGTGTATCAGATTTACTTTCTCCATGATTCTCAGTCGGTTGTAGAACTTCTGGTTGAGTATATGTGTTGACCATGTGCAGATTCAATTAATTAGAATACAGTTGAGAGTACCTGAATATGGTTGGACTACACAAAAGGTTTTCCATCTCATGAACTTTGTTGTAAATGGAGGTAAGACATAGTTAGCTAAATAATATGTTGTAATTTTTGCATCAGTGAATTGATTTTAAATATAAATCTACTTTCCTCAGTTCGCGCTATTGTCTTTGGATTTCACAAACAAGTGTTTTTGTTCCATCCCAAGGTAAGTTCTTTGGATTATCCGTGATGTTTTTTGTTGTGACTTTAACAACTATAGTTCTGCTGTGTTCATGTTCTGTTTCAATAGCATTTGACAATGTATAGTTACTTGAATAAATTGCCTGTTTTTATATTCAATTTCCTCCCAAGTTTCTTTACCTATTTTAATTTTGTTGTTTCTGAAGTTAATATCCCGCTGACTGACTAATCTTATAGTCTACTAGCAATATACTGTCAATAATGGCCGGCTTTTAATGTTTAATCTGTgagcttatttaattaaaatttgtTTAGATTCTTTATTTCATATTACTTCTGAAGATTATCGTAACTACTCCATCTTCTTCAGGTCTCAACTATTGGGAATAGTTGACTGCTAAAATTGGACAAGCACTTTAAGTTTGTGGATTCTTTCGCGAACTTTAGCAATTTAGTTGCTACCTTCAACATTTAGCTTTAAAACCTATTAGTCCCCTATGAGCTCTATACTAGGAAAACATTTAGTCCACGGATAGCACCTTGATAACCACATGACTGTTGTTTTCTATCACTTTACTTAAAATTATCTTTTTTCTTTGTCTTGATTATATTGATGCATAAATTAGTAGCTATCACCAAATTAGCTGGGATCAAAGTGTTAGATGGACCTAAAGGCAAGAAAATACGAAAATTTACATAGAATAAGACTGCAGTTTGCAAATGTAACTCCAGGACTCATTGTGGTGACAGCTGTTTTACCCATTATGTTTTTGGTGTTAATGATGTGAGAAGAAGAATTTAATACATACCACTACTGCCTCTTGAGCTGCTTCGCTATTGTTTCCCGGTCGACGTTAACATTTACTCCATGTTCAACCAGGTGCTTACTTTGGTATTATTGGATTTACCGGGCCTACTTTTCTTCTCAGCATATACACTTCTTGTTCTATTTTGGGCTGAGATATATCACCAGGCAAGTGAATCTGTAGCATCCTGCAGGCATAATATTGACCTGTCAATTCTAAAATTTGCGCTTGTATAAATGAGCAGGCTAGAAGTTTACCAACAGATAAGCTGAGGACCTTCTATATTTCAGTAAATGGTGTAATATACTTCATACAGGTTTGCTATATGCTTCGCCTCTTCATTTAATAGTAGCCTTTCTTTGTTACTTAGTAAGGATATATACTGGATtagacgacaacaacaacaacaacaacaaactcagtgcaatcccacaagtggggtttggggagggtagtgtgtacgcaagccttacccctaccttgtgagggtagagagattgtttccgatagaccctcggcttaagaAACACAAACAGGAAGCAACCAACAATGGCAACACAAGAAAAAACAAAGACACTATGTGTAATAACAAAGATCTAAAAGTAAGAAGTACAAGAATACTACTAACAAAACTGGTAAGAATAACAAAGATCTAGGAGCATGAAAATGTAAGAATAGTActtaggggtggcaagtgggtcgggccctaaACGGGCCGGTCTCGTGGGTCGCGGTTCCGGTCCGGTCCTTAAATAACGGGCTAAACGGCCTTTTGTAGGAACCGGCCCAGGACTGGGCCCACAAACtcatggtcccgggctaaacggggCGGTCCCGCGATCCCAACGGGATAAATGGGCCCAACGGCTAAGCagtgattttaaaaataaaaaaaaatagaaattaaagacaaaaagatgttaaaaaatatttaaggcaatgccttgtaaatttattatagaattgtgatctaattttttaaatcaaatttaaagacaaaatattgtaaaaagatattcaaagccatgccttataattttattatagcaatagaaaacatggcaatatctttcttagtgttcctcccctatggaatgagcacaacaacctcaatattttttgacaaattgtaacaacctcaatattttttgactattttttggaataaaatgagcaatagtagcaagtatagaagaaaattagagagtgATTGTGATAGATTAATATTAATTTTGtaagaaaatgaaagaatgagggggtatttatagttgaaaatagggaaaaagtgtaataatAAAAATTTTGGGGTTAAATAGCTATTttttaaatagccaacggctattttttaaacCCCCAACAACTCTTTTTTTCAAAAGCCAAAcgactatttttttaaaaaaaaaatatctgtTGGGCTCGTTTGGCCCGCCAAGGGACCGAACCGGTCCCGGTCTcttggcgggccaaacgggcccggTCGGTTCCTAGCTAagaaccggcccacgagaccggcacGAGCCCACCTCTAGCGGACCCACTTAGCCCGCGAgcctgggccggtcccggtccggCCCACTTTCCACCCTTAATAGTACTAATACTACTGGTACGATTAGGAGAAACTCTCAACTACCTATCAACCTACAatcctaattctcgacctccacacttttctatcgagggtcatgtcctcggtaagctgaagcaatgtcatgtcctgcctaatcacctcttcccgttacttctttggcctacctctacccttcCTCAAACCTGTcatggtcaacctctcacacctcctaatcGGGACATCGATGTCTCTCCTCATCACGTGcctgaaccatctcagcctcgattcCCGCAATTTGTCTTCCATAGGGGCCACTcccaccttgtccctaataacttcattcctaatcttatctttcctggtatgcccacacatccatctcaacatactCATTTCTGCTAGTCTCATCTTTTGGATATGGATTTCTTGACTGCCCAACACTCAGCACCATACAgcatagtcggtctaactaccactctgtagaacttgcccttaagtcTTGGTggtacattcttatcacacaaaacaccagATGCGAGCCTCTATTTCATTCAT
The DNA window shown above is from Nicotiana tomentosiformis chromosome 8, ASM39032v3, whole genome shotgun sequence and carries:
- the LOC104107190 gene encoding tobamovirus multiplication protein 1-like isoform X1, which produces MTRIPLEFGLRPKWWEEINESVEWQDGIFYSLCSAFALVSSVALIQLIRIQLRVPEYGWTTQKVFHLMNFVVNGVRAIVFGFHKQVFLFHPKVLTLVLLDLPGLLFFSAYTLLVLFWAEIYHQARSLPTDKLRTFYISVNGVIYFIQACIWAYLWINDNSTVEFVGKIFIAVVSFIAALSFLLYGGRLFSMLRRFPIESKGRRKKLHEVGSVTAICFTCFLIRCFVVVLSAFDADASLDVLDHPVLNLIYYMLVEILPSALVLYILRKLPPKRVSAQYHPIR
- the LOC104107190 gene encoding tobamovirus multiplication protein 1-like isoform X2; the protein is MTRIPLEFGLRPKWWEEINESVEWQDGIFYSLCSAFALVSSVALIQLIRIQLRVPEYGWTTQKVFHLMNFVVNGVRAIVFGFHKQVFLFHPKVLTLVLLDLPGLLFFSAYTLLVLFWAEIYHQARSLPTDKLRTFYISVNGVIYFIQACIWAYLWINDNSTVEFVGKIFIAVVSFIAALSFLLYGGRLFSMLRRFPIESKGRRKKLHEVGSVTAICFTCFLIRCFVLAQGAEV